In Paenibacillus sp., one genomic interval encodes:
- a CDS encoding IucA/IucC family C-terminal-domain containing protein yields the protein MSAVKAGGDALLELGYYTAPDVEAPDRLHGPVLAAAEHVPKLLDRVADMLRVDKPAVAASQFTKWYCRSLVGVLYEFSVLGIARSASLRDVMLLFPGDPPFAVHCGGRAAPALDPAARESLRELTVIRLFAHNWNLVFKSLHAATGVREDLLWENGSMYVHHFYRKWIEEAADPETRERIEDDYRYVRQEAPPELFGELQCFNPFIFTGKAVRRMCCLRYHLPDGRYCKGCPVKPKTDPEPNV from the coding sequence ATGTCGGCGGTTAAGGCGGGCGGCGACGCGCTGCTCGAGCTCGGGTATTACACGGCCCCGGACGTCGAGGCGCCCGACCGGCTCCACGGGCCGGTGCTCGCCGCCGCGGAACACGTGCCGAAGCTGCTCGACCGCGTCGCCGACATGCTCCGCGTCGACAAGCCGGCCGTCGCCGCCTCGCAATTCACGAAATGGTATTGCCGCTCCCTCGTCGGCGTCCTGTACGAGTTCAGCGTGCTCGGCATCGCCCGCTCCGCCTCGCTGCGGGACGTCATGCTGCTGTTCCCCGGAGACCCGCCGTTCGCCGTCCACTGCGGCGGACGGGCGGCGCCGGCGCTCGATCCCGCCGCGCGCGAATCGCTGCGGGAGCTGACCGTCATCCGCCTGTTCGCCCACAACTGGAACCTGGTGTTCAAGAGCTTGCACGCGGCGACGGGCGTCCGGGAAGATCTGCTTTGGGAAAACGGCTCGATGTACGTGCATCATTTCTACCGGAAATGGATCGAGGAAGCTGCCGACCCGGAGACGCGCGAGCGAATCGAGGACGATTACCGCTACGTCCGGCAGGAAGCGCCGCCAGAGTTGTTCGGGGAGCTCCAATGCTTCAACCCGTTCATCTTTACCGGCAAGGCGGTACGGCGCATGTGCTGTCTCCGGTACCATTTGCCCGACGGAAGGTATTGCAAGGGATGCCCGGTCAAGCCGAAGACCGACCCGGAACCGAATGTTTAG
- a CDS encoding ABC transporter ATP-binding protein — translation MTAMDAKGLTLGYGGAAVIDGLDLAVPRRRITVLIGKNGCGKSTLLRSLARLLRPDGGSVLLDGKDIYTQPTKEVAKRLAILPQGPAAPEGLTVLQLVKQGRYPHQTWLKQWSREDERAVAEALAATGMAPFAERPVDSLSGGQRQRAWIAMTLAQQTGTILLDEPTTYLDMTHQIEVLELLADLNEREQRTIVMVLHDINLACRYAHNIVAVSNGAVYAEGAPADIVDEKLIRDVFGMECRMMTDPVYGTPMCIPVGARAGAAAASASAEKEPVYVGG, via the coding sequence ATGACCGCTATGGACGCGAAAGGACTGACGCTCGGATACGGAGGCGCCGCCGTCATCGACGGGCTCGACCTCGCCGTGCCGCGCCGCCGAATTACCGTCTTGATCGGCAAGAACGGCTGCGGCAAGTCGACGCTGCTGCGCTCGCTCGCGCGGCTGCTTCGGCCCGACGGCGGATCGGTGCTGCTCGACGGGAAGGACATTTACACCCAGCCGACGAAGGAAGTCGCCAAGCGGCTCGCCATTTTGCCGCAAGGTCCCGCCGCCCCGGAAGGGCTGACGGTGCTCCAGCTCGTCAAACAAGGGCGTTACCCGCACCAAACGTGGCTGAAGCAGTGGTCGCGCGAGGATGAGCGGGCCGTCGCCGAGGCGCTGGCGGCGACCGGCATGGCGCCGTTCGCCGAACGTCCCGTGGACTCGCTCTCCGGCGGCCAGCGCCAGCGCGCCTGGATCGCCATGACGCTCGCGCAGCAGACCGGGACGATTCTGCTCGACGAGCCGACGACGTATTTGGATATGACGCACCAAATCGAAGTGCTGGAGCTGCTCGCCGACCTGAACGAACGCGAGCAGCGCACGATCGTGATGGTGCTCCACGATATTAACCTCGCCTGCCGGTACGCGCACAACATCGTCGCCGTGTCGAACGGGGCTGTGTACGCCGAAGGGGCGCCCGCCGACATCGTCGACGAGAAGCTCATCCGCGACGTATTCGGCATGGAGTGCCGGATGATGACCGACCCGGTGTACGGCACTCCGATGTGCATCCCGGTCGGCGCGCGCGCCGGCGCGGCCGCGGCCTCGGCCTCGGCGGAGAAGGAGCCCGTCTATGTCGGCGGTTAA
- a CDS encoding iron ABC transporter permease, translated as MKLHKQLTIRTRLFSFLADKRASVWSAALAAATLALACLSAGVGTLWIPPLEVVKGAFGFGEDTTRTVLYSFRLPRAAMAILAGACLAGSGALLQAVSRNSLASPDMIGITGGAAAAGVALLVVTSGAAGVAGLSIAAIVGAAAVALLLFALAWKRGISPLRLVLIGVALQTAAASLSSFLIVLSPHYLANQAFTWLTGSVYGSSWNNVFALLPWAAGIGIAAWALARRANVQELGEDVAAGVGARVSRDRIALVLVSAALAGAAVSQVGAIGFIGLMAPHMARRLVGPSFGAVLPVSSCIGAMLLLVADTLGRTAFPPNDIPAGVFTAAVGAPFFIYLLTRRKAS; from the coding sequence ATGAAGCTTCATAAACAACTGACGATTCGCACCCGGCTCTTCTCCTTCCTCGCCGACAAGCGCGCCTCCGTTTGGTCCGCCGCGCTCGCCGCGGCGACGCTCGCTCTCGCCTGCCTCAGCGCGGGCGTCGGCACGCTCTGGATTCCGCCGCTAGAGGTCGTCAAGGGCGCCTTCGGCTTCGGCGAAGACACGACCCGCACGGTGCTGTACTCGTTCCGCCTGCCGCGCGCCGCGATGGCGATTCTCGCCGGCGCGTGCCTCGCCGGATCGGGCGCGCTGCTGCAGGCCGTCTCCCGCAACTCGCTCGCCTCGCCGGACATGATCGGCATCACCGGCGGCGCGGCCGCCGCGGGCGTCGCGCTGCTCGTCGTCACGTCAGGCGCCGCCGGCGTCGCCGGCCTCTCGATCGCGGCGATCGTCGGCGCGGCCGCCGTCGCGCTGCTGCTGTTCGCGCTCGCATGGAAGCGCGGCATTTCACCGCTGCGGCTCGTGCTGATCGGCGTCGCGCTTCAGACGGCCGCCGCTTCCCTGTCGTCGTTCCTGATCGTGCTCAGCCCGCATTACCTGGCGAACCAGGCGTTCACGTGGCTGACCGGCAGCGTATACGGCAGCTCGTGGAACAACGTCTTCGCGCTGCTGCCTTGGGCGGCCGGCATCGGCATCGCCGCTTGGGCGCTGGCCCGCAGAGCGAACGTGCAGGAGCTCGGCGAGGACGTCGCCGCCGGCGTCGGCGCCCGCGTCTCTCGCGACCGCATCGCGCTCGTGCTCGTCAGCGCCGCGCTCGCCGGCGCCGCCGTCTCGCAGGTCGGCGCGATCGGCTTCATCGGGCTGATGGCGCCGCATATGGCGAGACGCCTCGTCGGTCCGTCGTTCGGCGCCGTCCTGCCGGTATCCTCCTGCATCGGCGCCATGCTGCTCTTGGTCGCCGATACGCTCGGCCGCACCGCCTTCCCGCCGAACGACATTCCGGCCGGGGTGTTCACGGCCGCCGTCGGCGCGCCGTTCTTCATCTATCTGCTCACGAGGAGGAAAGCATCATGA
- a CDS encoding iron ABC transporter permease, whose product MYKALGLFGCLLLVLFLGFLSLSYGSRSTDLQTVWQAFAAFDGSAEHLIVRNTRLPRMLVAMTVGAALAAAGAVLQTVTRNPLASPDIFGINAGAALFIIVAISFFGATSLTEFIGAAFVGAALAAAAAYGLGSAGREGASPVKITLAGAAVAAFAASITQGVMLVNGRTFDQILFWLVGSVAGREMPMLLPVLPYMALGWLVCIAVAGALNTLALGEDVARGLGQRVAAVKLASAAAVVLLAGASVAVAGPIAFVGIIVPHLARFAAGSDHRWLLPYCALLGAALLLAADVGARFIAMPNELPVGIVTALIGVPFFVWVARRGLNEAS is encoded by the coding sequence ATGTATAAAGCACTTGGATTATTCGGATGCCTTCTGCTCGTCCTGTTCCTCGGCTTTCTCTCATTATCCTATGGAAGCAGAAGCACCGACCTGCAGACGGTATGGCAAGCGTTCGCCGCATTCGACGGATCGGCGGAGCATCTTATCGTTCGCAATACGCGCCTGCCGCGCATGCTCGTCGCGATGACGGTCGGCGCCGCGCTCGCCGCCGCCGGCGCGGTGCTGCAGACGGTGACGCGCAACCCGCTGGCGTCCCCCGATATTTTCGGCATTAATGCGGGGGCCGCGCTGTTCATTATCGTAGCGATTTCGTTCTTCGGCGCGACGTCGCTGACGGAGTTCATCGGCGCGGCGTTCGTCGGCGCCGCGCTCGCGGCGGCCGCCGCCTACGGGCTCGGCTCCGCCGGGCGGGAGGGCGCCTCTCCGGTCAAGATCACTTTGGCGGGCGCCGCCGTCGCCGCGTTCGCCGCTTCGATCACGCAGGGCGTCATGCTCGTGAACGGGCGCACGTTCGACCAAATTTTGTTCTGGCTCGTCGGCTCCGTCGCCGGACGCGAAATGCCGATGCTGCTTCCCGTTCTGCCTTATATGGCGCTCGGCTGGCTCGTCTGCATCGCCGTCGCCGGAGCGCTCAACACGCTGGCGCTCGGCGAGGACGTCGCCCGCGGGCTCGGCCAACGGGTCGCCGCGGTGAAGCTCGCCTCGGCCGCGGCGGTCGTGCTGCTCGCCGGCGCGTCGGTCGCGGTCGCCGGACCGATCGCCTTCGTCGGCATCATCGTGCCGCATCTCGCGCGCTTCGCCGCGGGCAGCGACCACCGCTGGCTGCTGCCGTACTGCGCGCTCCTCGGCGCGGCGCTGCTGCTGGCCGCGGACGTCGGCGCCCGCTTCATCGCGATGCCGAACGAGCTGCCGGTCGGCATCGTCACGGCGCTGATCGGCGTGCCGTTCTTCGTGTGGGTGGCAAGGAGGGGTCTGAATGAAGCTTCATAA
- a CDS encoding iron-siderophore ABC transporter substrate-binding protein, whose protein sequence is MKPNASRLSITLVLLLAFAMALAACGGAGADGDSAAGGEQTDGAANGAAEEPAGEEAAATRTFTHAMGDTDIPTNPQRVVILSNEGTEALLALGVKPVGAVKSWTGDPWYDHIKDQMEGVTNVGEEGQPNLETIISLKPDLIIGIKMRHEEIYDELSAIAPTIFAETLRGDWQQNFKMYADALGKTAEGEKVLSDWNARVADLSGKLGDKLSTQVSIVRFMAGDTRIYWKDTFSGVILKQIGLARPPAQDKDEFAARGVTKERIEEMDGDIMFYFSYETGDGGATAVEQDWVNDPLWQTLDVVKAGKAYKVSDTIWNTAGGVLAANLMLDDLYKYFEVQQ, encoded by the coding sequence ATGAAACCAAATGCATCTCGTTTATCGATTACGTTAGTATTGTTGTTGGCGTTCGCGATGGCGCTTGCCGCTTGCGGCGGCGCAGGCGCGGACGGCGATTCAGCTGCCGGCGGGGAGCAAACCGATGGCGCGGCGAACGGCGCGGCGGAAGAGCCGGCGGGCGAAGAAGCGGCTGCGACGCGGACTTTCACGCATGCGATGGGCGACACGGACATTCCGACGAATCCGCAGCGCGTCGTCATTTTGTCGAACGAAGGAACGGAAGCGCTGCTGGCGCTCGGCGTGAAGCCGGTCGGCGCGGTGAAGTCGTGGACTGGCGATCCGTGGTACGACCACATTAAAGATCAAATGGAAGGCGTCACGAACGTCGGGGAAGAAGGCCAGCCGAACCTCGAAACGATTATCAGCCTCAAGCCGGACTTGATTATCGGCATCAAAATGCGTCATGAAGAGATCTACGACGAGCTGAGCGCGATTGCGCCGACGATTTTCGCGGAGACGCTGCGCGGCGACTGGCAGCAGAACTTCAAGATGTATGCGGACGCGCTCGGCAAAACGGCCGAAGGCGAAAAGGTGCTCTCCGATTGGAACGCTCGCGTCGCCGATCTGAGCGGCAAGCTGGGCGACAAGCTGTCGACGCAGGTGTCGATCGTGCGCTTCATGGCCGGCGATACGCGGATTTATTGGAAGGATACGTTCTCGGGCGTCATCTTGAAGCAAATCGGTCTGGCGCGTCCGCCAGCGCAGGATAAGGACGAATTCGCCGCTCGCGGCGTGACGAAGGAACGGATCGAGGAGATGGACGGCGACATCATGTTCTACTTCTCCTACGAAACCGGCGACGGCGGCGCGACGGCCGTCGAGCAGGATTGGGTGAACGATCCGCTCTGGCAGACGCTTGACGTCGTGAAGGCAGGCAAGGCGTACAAAGTGAGCGACACGATTTGGAACACGGCCGGCGGCGTCCTTGCGGCGAATCTGATGCTGGACGATCTGTACAAATATTTCGAAGTGCAGCAGTAA
- a CDS encoding SPL family radical SAM protein — MSGKQYEFVSAKQVLNRVKSERMPFEWSLNPYRGCAHGCSFCYARAFQTFLGREPTDDFQNHIIVKDNAAEALEAQLRSFARRHGVRPEDVGPLVGPVAIGTATDPYQPIEAKAEQTRRCLSVLAEYGVPTTVTTRSPLVLRDVDVLKQVDLISINISINTLDAALTRRLEPATPLPAERLRALRALASEGLPAGAFVAPILPLLTDDEAGLNELFAALKAHDAAFAMTSLLRLSPDVKPWYFRTLDQHFPDLVGRYARLYAKTYVDAAYAGMMESRLKRIAERHGLDRRAPERAEASRAPTAAPRKPPTEEPVQLSFLF; from the coding sequence GTGTCTGGCAAACAGTACGAGTTTGTTTCCGCAAAACAAGTCTTAAATCGCGTCAAATCCGAACGCATGCCGTTCGAATGGTCGCTCAACCCGTATCGGGGCTGCGCGCACGGCTGCAGCTTCTGCTATGCGAGAGCGTTCCAGACGTTCCTCGGCAGGGAGCCGACCGACGATTTCCAAAACCATATTATCGTGAAGGACAACGCTGCGGAGGCGCTGGAGGCGCAGCTGCGCTCGTTCGCCCGCCGGCACGGCGTCCGTCCGGAGGATGTCGGCCCGCTCGTCGGCCCGGTAGCGATCGGCACCGCGACGGATCCATACCAGCCGATCGAAGCGAAGGCGGAGCAGACCCGCCGATGCTTGAGCGTGCTGGCCGAATACGGCGTCCCGACGACCGTGACGACGCGTTCGCCGCTCGTCCTGCGGGATGTCGACGTGCTGAAGCAGGTCGATCTCATCTCGATCAACATCAGCATCAATACGCTGGACGCGGCCCTGACGCGACGCCTTGAGCCGGCCACGCCGCTGCCTGCCGAACGCCTCCGCGCTCTTCGCGCGCTCGCGTCCGAAGGGCTCCCGGCCGGTGCGTTCGTCGCCCCGATTCTCCCGCTGCTCACCGACGACGAGGCGGGGCTTAACGAGCTGTTCGCGGCGCTTAAGGCGCACGACGCGGCATTCGCGATGACGTCGCTGCTGCGCCTCTCGCCCGATGTGAAGCCGTGGTATTTCCGAACGCTCGATCAGCATTTCCCCGACCTCGTCGGGCGGTACGCCCGTCTGTACGCGAAGACGTACGTCGACGCCGCTTACGCGGGCATGATGGAGAGCCGGCTGAAGCGGATCGCCGAACGGCACGGACTCGACCGGCGCGCGCCGGAGCGAGCCGAGGCGTCCCGCGCGCCGACGGCCGCCCCGAGGAAGCCGCCCACGGAGGAGCCGGTGCAGCTGTCGTTTTTGTTCTAA